The Raphanus sativus cultivar WK10039 chromosome 6, ASM80110v3, whole genome shotgun sequence sequence AACCGTGTTTGGTGTTTTCAAGAACTTGGTGTCTGGTTCCCATTTTTTCTTGTCTGGATCAGTAGATGGCTCTGTCGCTCCGCATCCCAACGCAAAGTCTTTAGCGTTAGATTGAGAAGGAGAGACGAGAAGAACGTAGAAGAAACAGATGAGGGAACACAGATTCCGTGTCTTCTCGTTCATGGCTGAAACATAAAGACAAGTTTATATTCCAAGAAAATGATTGATACTAAAGTTTATAGAGGATTAGTGCTTAGGCAGGTGACGTCTAgaacaatataagaaaaaacatttttgaaaattttgtttcattcaTGATCTATTTATGCCGCTTATACGAATTTTAGAACACTAAttgaaacattaaaaaaaatacttttcttTGTAAGCTATTACCTTAAGCACCAGCAGAGAAAACTGGAGGCTTGTTTCTTCTCCTCTCTGTAACCTAACAATGTATGATCAAAGCCATGGAAACAGAATCAGAAACCTCAACAAGACAAAAAAGGTTAATggttttttctcatttttcgGTATTGTGTCGGaaagagaaaacagaaaatagtTACAGAATCTATGGTAGAGAGTATTAATCGAGAAAGCTATGTTTAGCAAATTGGTTAGAAGAGGAAAACATACacgtttttgagttttttttttcacgttCCTGTTATCATTTTAATCGATATATACATACTCTTAAACTTTGTCCTTAAAATAGGATGATCAACAAGTTTGGTCAATGTATATATCTTCTATAGTAGGATAATTCTGCAACTCATTTTCTTCTAGGCGGTCAAGAATCTAAACAAAGAAAGGCCCCTAAATATAGGTGGGATGAGTTTATGTATCAAATTTAAACAGTGGAGGAAAACAGCTTTGACCCCATTGCATAATCAatggtttttttaaaaaactttacaTAAATCAATGGTTGAAGTGAAAGCTATTTTTTCCTAAATCTCCTTTGATTGACTTCATACGAATTTTTTACAGTATATTTTACTTGTGTATGAATAATTTCTTAAGTGATGTCGCAATGGAAGGGAAATAAGTAACAAAAAGTGAGGTTTAAGTATCATATTGTGCAGTGACTAAGATCCAAAATAACTCCTATTCAACCCACACATGCAGTTCAACATCATCACAAAAGCTCCACTATTATAGACACACCGATCAGAAGAACATTCATCACATCTCTCTCCTTTCTTCCGGTGAGGATCAGTGACGACAGCTCTAAGCACACTACACAGTCCAAGCTAGGAATACTTTCTAGGTTAGCTAATGATTTGAATTCGTAAAGCCTTTACACAATGATACGTATTCCTAGCGAAGCTGAATATACCAGTAAATTGCAAGATTAATTTACATAAATGATACCTTTAATCATACATCTTGGACTACACATAATTGGTGTTTTATAAGCTTGGGGAAGAGTCTCACGGGCAGGGCCGTTTCATAACTAACATGAGCCTTGGCTAATTTTGTTTGGGCCTCTTTTTagtagaaaatattataaaattttagcataattttccaaaaaaatacattgtagaaaatattattaaatttagatTATGATTTTCTTTACTTACGAATACATACACatattttttgttcttaaaaacagtttttcttaacaaaaaacAATCTTTTAAAAGTTGAAAAATTGGACCCTTAATAGTTAATATCATGGGCTTGGCGGCCTCAATGCTCAAGTGAACCGGCACTGCTCACGTGCTATTAGTATACGCCTATAATAAGCATGTGTTATTACTTTTCTATTATGTTATGCTTAAAATTGTATTTGTTGTATGTTTGGATTCATGTACTCTTTTCaacttattttgataataataagataagatgttataaaaaaaaaaactttcgtGAAACAACTTGGGCTGGACTCCAAATTGCAAGATAAACCGTTAGGGGTTTAAACGAAACTAAAGAAAAGAATAGGGGCAACttaataatacaaataaaatgtataaCACTCGCTCATAAGttgtaacaaagaaaaaaaatccaaatcctTTCCTCCTCAACCCTAAAATCTTCACGCCGGGGGGAAAAAAAAACGACTCCACCGTCGCTTTGCTACTCCTAACCACCACGCCGTGGAAAATTACTCCCTACCCACCACTAGTTAACCTCCCTAAACTCATTCTACATCCTCAATTCActaaacaaaccctaaagtcCCAACCTTTATCTTCCTCCCATCGCAGATCTAAACAGCCATGGCGTCCATCTCCAAAGATCTCTACCCATCGCAAGAAGATCTCGTCTACGAGGAAGAGATCCTCCGAAACCCCTTCAGCCTAAAGCTCTGGTGGCGTTACCTAATCTCCAAATCCGACTCCCCTTTCAAGAAACGCTTCGTCATCTACGAGAGAGCCCTCAAGGCCCTACCCGGAAGCTACAAGCTCTGGCACGCTTACCTCCGCGAGAGGCTCGAGATCGTAAGGAACCTCCCCGTGACTCACCCTCACTACGACTCCCTCAACAACACCTTCGAGCGTGGGCTCGTGACTATGCACAAGATGCCTAGGGTTTGGGTCATGTACCTCCAGACGCTTACTTCTCAGAGGCTCGTGACGAGGACGAGGAGGACGTTTGACCGTGCGCTATGCGCCTTGCCCGTGACGCAGCACGAGAGGGTTTGGGAGCCGTATCTTGTGTTTGTTGGGCAGGAGGGTGTGCCTATTGAGACGTCTCTTAGGGTTTACAGGAGGTACTTGATGTATGATCCTTCTCACATTGAGGAGTTTATTGAGTTTCTTGTCAAGTCGTCTCGTTGGCAGGAGGCGGCGGAGAGGCTTGCTGGTGTGTTGAATGATgatatgttttattctattaaaGGGAAGAATAAGCATAAGCTGTGGATGGAGCTTTGTGAGATTCTCGTGAGGCATGCTAATGAGATCTCGGGGCTTAACGTGGATGCTATTATAAGGGGAGGGATTAGGAAGTTTACTGACGAGGTTGGGATGCTGTGGACTTCTCTTGCGGATTATTATATTAGGAAGACTTTGCTGGAGAAGGCTAGGGATGTTTATGAGGAAGGGATGATGAAAGTTGTTACTGTGAGGGACTTTAGTGTTATATTCGATGTGTATTCGAGGTTTGAGGAGAGTACTGTTGCTAAGAAGATGGAGATGATGAGTGAGAGTGATGAGGAAGATGAGGGGGAAGAGGAGggtgatgaggaggaggaggatgtgaGGCTTAATTTCTCTCTGTCGGTGAAGGAGCTGCAGAGGAAGATACTGAATAGGTTTTGGCTTAACGATGATAACGACGTTGATCTGAGGTTGGCTCGCTTGGAGGAGCTAATGAACAGAAGACCTGCGTTAGCTAACAGTGTGCTCCTTAGGCAGAACCCACACAACGTTGAGCAGTGGCACCGCAGGGTTAAAATCTTTGAGGGAGACGCAGCGAAGCAGATTCTCACGTATACAGAGGCGGTGAGGACTGTGGATCCTATGAAAGCGCTTGGGAAGCCTCATACGTTATGGGTTGCTTTTGCTAAATTGTATGAACACCACAAAGACCTAGTCAATACTCGAGTGATTCTTGACAAGGCGGTTCAGGTGAACTACAAAACAGTGGACCATCTCGCCAGCGTGTGGTGTGAGTGGGCTGAGATGGAGCTGAGGCACAAGAATTTCAAAGGAGCCTTAGAGCTGATGAGGCGTGCTACAGCTGTGCCGACGGTAGAAGTCAAAAGGAGAGTGGCTGCCGATGGGAACGAGCCGGTTCAGATGAAGCTGCACAGGTCCTTGAGGCTCTGGTCCTTTTACGTTGATTTGGAGGAGAGTCTTGGAACCTTGGAGTCGACGAGAGCTGTCTATGAGAAGATATTGGATCTGAGGATAGCTACGCCTCAGATCATTTTGAACTACGCTTACCTTCTCGAGGAGAATAAGTACTTTGAAGATGCGTTCAAGGTGTATGAGAGAGGTGTCAAGATATTCAAGTATCCTCATGTGAAAGACATATGGGTTACTTACCTTACAAAGTTTGTCAAGAGATATGGAAAGGCAAAGCTGGAGCGGGCCAGAGAGTTGTTTGAGCATGCTGTCTCAATGGTAAGTTAATCTTTTTGTTCTACACTTTCTTTATGGTTATAACACTGTTCTCAAAACCGGACCTGATGATTGGAACCATGAACTGAATCACTTAGCCGGGTTGGTTCTATAACTGATTCGATTAGACCTCAAAGttattaaattagataataaaaaCCATTAAAACTATCAGAAATCCATAAAGAACAAAAACTAGATTATGTTTAAtgttttacatttaatatttatttatattttagaaacattGGGTTAAAAGGCTGTTTTGTATTTGATCTAACTTCTCTTTATCTATCTTTCAGGCTCCATCAGATGCTGTGAGGACCTTATACCTACAATACGCCAAGCTAGAAGAGGATTATGGTCTGGCCAAGCGAGCCATGAAAGTCTACGAAGAAGCCACCAAAAAGGTTCCAGAAGGGCAGAGGCTGGAGATGTATGAGATATACATTTCCCGAGCAGCAGAGATATTTGGTGTTCCAAGAACGAGGGAGATATATGAGCAAGCGATAGAATCTGGTCTTCCACACAAGGATGTGAAGATCATGTGCATTAAATTTGCAGAGCTGGAGAGGAGTCTGGGAGAGATCGACCGTTCTCGTGCAGTGTACAAGTATGCCTCTCAGTATGCTGATCCAAGATCGGACCCGGACTTCTGGAACAACTGGCACGAGTTTGAGGTGCTTCATGGGAATGAAGACACGTATAGAGAGATGCTTAGGATCAAGAGAAGTGTCTCCGCTAGTTACAGTCAGGTTTGCTCTCTTATCTTTCTCCTATTACTTATTTTCAGCTCTCAAGGAATCAACCTGACCGTATTTGATACTTTTGTTTCAGACTCATTTCATTCTACCGGAGAACATGATGCTAAAGGACAAGATAGATGTGGAGGAGGCGAAAGACGAGCTGAAGAAAGCGGGTTTTGATGAAATGGCAGCTCTGGAGAGGCAGCTGATGGCTCCAATGTCTACCACGGTTACATCAAAAGATGGTGGAAGAAGAGTTGGGTTTGTGAGCGCAGGAGTCATCGCACAGTCGGGTGAGAATGCAGGGAAACCTGTGACTGGGAATGGGGAAGATATCGAGCTTCCGGATGAGAGTGATGAAGAGGAGTCTGATGGAGAAGACAATGTAGAGATTGCTCAGAAAGAAGTCCCTGCTGCTGTGTTTGGAGGACTTGCcagaaagagagaggaagacGGCAAAGAAGCTGAGGAAGACGGTGCAGGCAAGGCTCTGGGTGCGCTAGAGAGGATAAAGAGACAGAAGCTAGCTCAGTGAATAAAAATCCTGTAAGACAAATATGACTCTTTGTGCTACAGATTTGGAACTGTAATATCCAGAACAGGATCTTGGGAGTGTCATGAGAATTTTTTGTACTTTTGCTTGTCTCAGTTCCACCATGTTTTTAGTTTAAGGCAGAGCTCTCTGTactctttttttatttccttgCTCTTAATCAGAGTAACATTTTCTATATGTTTGTGCAATCTTTATTTTAGGTTCATCTGCTATCAAATGTTTTGCAAATCTTTCTCTCTTCTTAAGAAGAAGAGCTTCCCAATTCTTATAGGGAAAGACTACTCTGCTTCCTTGAACAAGAGTAGAAATTGTGGATTGGATAATATGGATGAAGCATGAGTTTGATATATTTTGCTAACTCTTTTCTTTAGCAAAAATCATAGTAAATTCTAATTTCACTTAAAGATCATCTACAAATTtactaaaaatcaaatcaaataatgTTAGCACTACCTCAGCATCATACACTGGATAATATGGATGAAGCACgagtttgatattttttgttagCTTGTTTGTATTTACAAGATATGGCTTATGTCGGAGATAAATTGAACATGAGAGTATAAGACAGAAGAGAACAGAAGTAGAGATAACTAAGCAATTCACAAGGGCTACAAAACAGACATCTTTACTGACACATATTATGTCTAGTTATCTCTCTCTTGTGACAATATGTTACAGACCAAGTTCCTTTTATTCACAAGCTTACTGATCCCCAACGCTGCGAATACGTTTCTGCAGATGTTCCAAACTCGCAACTCTACGCATCGACTCTGTTCTGTTCATTTTGCACCCAATCAAGGCCTTGCTTTTGTTGCCTGAGCTGATCTCCGGTGTGGTTACTTGGACGCTTGTGTCTAGAGAATCTGACGTCGTCTCTGAAGGATTAGAGACGGTTGAAACCTGCGGCATGGTGTGGAACATTGGGTTCAACCCTGTGAGTCTCTTCACTGTCTCCTCAGCCATTTTCACctacaagaaaaaaatgttttaccaGTCTATTATGGTATGTTAAATGAGTTTTAGGGTTGCTCTGAAAATGGATTTTTACTTTTGCTCGTAGTGTCTCAATATTTGCTTTGAGAACTCTGTTCTCTACAGCTGCGTCATTGAATGTCTGAGTTACGTCAGTGAGACCCTTCATGAGGTTTGAATTCTCCACACGCAGCTGTGAAACCTACCAGAgagagaagaacaaaaaaaaaacaaagacaagtgagatgagaaaggtcaaaaaagaaagaaacaaatgaGGCAAAGGTTAACATACTTGTGTCTCAAGCTCGCTCAGGTGTGCTTGCTTTCTTCTTCTGGATCGTCTAGCTGATTCCCTGTTAGAGAGCATCCTGTAATCACAACAGATAAACAAAACACAATGTTCATGTTTCAAGTAAGATTTTGTCTTCTGGGAGGCAATAGTAGATATTAATCCAAtaaaggatatatatatataccttttgaCACGCTTAACATTGGTGGGGTTCATATTAGTTTCaccatcagcttcttcttcatcaccagaGAGCTCAGAACCACTTGTTATGGCACTGCTCACCACTGGTGTAGCTGCAAAATGAAAAACCATACAGATTGGTTCCATTAGCATTTTAAAGGGCTCATCACATAGGGAAACAGAAAACATTAGATAACTAACTGTTTgagcaattaaaaaaaaaaacctttggaAGAAGGTAGAGAGCCTTGTTCTGAAGCAGTGGATGTATAAGCTCCACCATTCTCAGATCTACCAGAGGTATCTTGTGGTTTGATGAAAGCTCCCTATCAATTTTCACATAGTAACACATCaacttcatatttttttatcaacacatcatcttaattatcaaaaaaaaagaagtgtaaAGTCACAGGGGAAGATTTTAGCAAAGTTTTTATCCTTTCTTCTtccaatacaaaaaaaaattcaaaagaaaaatataaagtttttttttgaaaaaaaaactttatatttttcctTTGAAATTGTTCATAGactaaaaaactttatatttaaaaaaactttatatttttcttttgaaattgttCATAGacttaaaaagaagaaaaatataaagttcATAGAATCAAATCATATTCTATAGATGCCAAGACTCAATTCAAAATAAGCTTAGTTTGTTACTCTTTTCATGGCGACAGCAGCACAAGCTAAGTTGAGTTTACTCTTAAGGAACTCTCTGTATTCCTCGGAATCCACAGGAACActcggaggaggagaaggaggtcCAGAGACGGAAACGCCATACACTTCTCCAGCTTCTGACTCTTGTATGAAGCGTTGCAATGCCCACTCGGAGTCACTACGGTTCATCCCGTTTCTCTCTTTCGCGGCCAGCTCCGACCAGAGATGGTTACCAGACATTTTCTTGGTTTCAaacttttgttctttttcttctctctacAAAAGTTTTCTTCTTATCCGATTGGTCAGTCTTTTGCATTAATATGTTCTTTTCAGTtctttcattattattttttttttgtagaaagaTGTGTTTTATTACCATATTGCCCCCAAGTCCCCGACAACGTTTGTGTATTCTCATTCACACCAAGAAGGCAAGAACTTTTGATTCTTTCTATAAAGTCCTATTTTTCTAACTGTAACTACGGAGAAAAAGACTCAAGAGTTCGTGTTACTTACTATGCGAAAATGCACATGATCTTTGAATCAATAGCATAGAAAATACGTTTAGGTATGActgtttataaacaaaaatctaaaatcattaagttataattttaactaaagtGTACTCAAAATTCATTTGTATAGAATAATCTCCTTAGCGTTGATTGATCGATAAGTAACATCAACTTTATTTAATtgttgaatttgaatttttaatttacatagtCAAATGTAATTAGAATTTTATGtttcacaacaacaacaatagttgaatattaaatattgattaaaattgttattgaatattaattttttcattttctcctACCCCAACACATACCAACTTTTTAAAGATCTGAATCCACATTTTGGAATTGGACGGTACTGGgttattttaatcaaaacctATACTTCGGACAGatgataaacaaaaataagacTTTGAGAGGCTGTAAGTAATATCGTTGATTCTATCATGGACTTACACGTAGTGAATATTTTTTGTCTTATTggattaaataatatttttccaacGCTTTTTGGGGTCAAATCCAAGTAAGACTGACGTGGCAATAGgggtattttattaaatataggAAGTTGATAGGCGTCTTACGAAGATTTATATTAGTATATAGTCGCCGTCGTTGTTTTCGTGGGTCAATTTAATATTCCCATTTGCATTTCTACAAATAAGGAGAGACCTGAGAGCGACATAAGATATAgttttttagttaagttaaattAGGGGAATGTACTCAAGATATCATTTTTGGATAAGAATATATCATAAATCAAGTTGCATTTCCGTGGGTCCATTTTGATTGTTGCATATATGGTGCACTTGTGCGAAACCTCTTTGTCGAGATGTGTAAAATGGGCCAACATGAAAAGTGACGGCTCATTCAATTTGGATATAATAGGCTCCTCCACTTTTCAAGCAACAAGACTTCATGGGCCCTCGCTGGTTTCCTTCATTTAGAACCACATGATATATTTGTGCATGCTTTTACACGAGCAATATCTTCTTGGTCCACAATGTCTGGACTTTCCAAATATTCATAGTCTGGTGTGGATATAGATCTATTATAAGAATATGTCAAAGCGAATCTCCTATCAGTACACCGGTGGATTTGAAATCTAAGCTCTCCTATGCAGATATAGATCTAagcttgtagctctgataccatgaaatcTTATGTATTTCCTTGATTATCAATGTACAAGATACAATGTATATATACAAGATAGTTCAGTATCGGTTCCTCTATTGTAGGGATATTATCTAACAATCCAAGTATATAGGAGATTCGCTTTGACATATTCTTATATCTATGACTCATTTGAATATCCGGAGTAAAACAAATTGCACGTATGACTTTGGTTAAACTGCAATTGGAATGTAATTGTACATAATCCTTAGTTCCTTGATAAAGTAGATGATCATGCTAGTGATGGACCGATTTTACATATTTTGTTCATGTAGTTGTAGTAACATTTAGTGTTTTATTCATGGGCTTTTATGAGTTATGAGGCTCATAAGGACATCTATAGCACCGTTGAATATTACAATGTGTAGGAAGAGAGCCAGACTTCCGTTGACAAAGGAGCAAGACACGTTTCAAAACAGTCTTCGACTCTTTGAGAAGCTGCTCGAACCCACACCCCCACATTGTCTGCCATTTGGTCTGATTGAAATTGTTGTCGAGTAGGgatgataaaatatattctatagACGGAAAGAAGATGCTTGCCGCTTGGTAACTTTTTGAAATCTTTTGATGTATATACGAAGTTATGTCAGGAATCAGGATAGACCTATAATCAAAATCCGAATACACCTTCCAGAAAGAACATTCCACAGAAGCTAGTTCGAAAGGAGAGTGCCATGTGGCTTtccctagttttttttttgtcacaagcTTTCCCTAGTTAAAATCTTACTCTTAGTCAGTGTgggatattaaaatattttaatcaacgAGGATAGTAACGTGCGATTGTTTTGGCTGGGGAACTGGAGGAAGAAGTGGTGGGCAGAAAAAGAACGGTGAGGAATCTGTAATCATGTTGTAAAGacatataataaatattggataagatgtaagaaaatataagaaCTCGGCCACTAGATTCCTGGTACCACAACATCAACTTAACATATTGTGTCAGGACCACAATAATACTTATACATAGTATAATTTAACTTAACCGGAACAACATTTTCAAccccaaaaaataattataaaacaagCAAGATCATTAGCAAAAGAGGACACTCAAATTCAAAACActtattgctttttttttaatataatagtagGAAAGCTTACTTAAAGGTATAACTAAACATTCTCCTGAccttaattatatattgatCAAGGCCATATTCTCCATCATCCATCTACTCTTTTCCATCAGCAGCTCGGAGTGAGCCGAGCTGAACCGGTGCTTGAGTCCCAACCACTTTTGATGATCCATAAAGCGACACATCACTGC is a genomic window containing:
- the LOC108836228 gene encoding uncharacterized protein LOC108836228, whose amino-acid sequence is MASISKDLYPSQEDLVYEEEILRNPFSLKLWWRYLISKSDSPFKKRFVIYERALKALPGSYKLWHAYLRERLEIVRNLPVTHPHYDSLNNTFERGLVTMHKMPRVWVMYLQTLTSQRLVTRTRRTFDRALCALPVTQHERVWEPYLVFVGQEGVPIETSLRVYRRYLMYDPSHIEEFIEFLVKSSRWQEAAERLAGVLNDDMFYSIKGKNKHKLWMELCEILVRHANEISGLNVDAIIRGGIRKFTDEVGMLWTSLADYYIRKTLLEKARDVYEEGMMKVVTVRDFSVIFDVYSRFEESTVAKKMEMMSESDEEDEGEEEGDEEEEDVRLNFSLSVKELQRKILNRFWLNDDNDVDLRLARLEELMNRRPALANSVLLRQNPHNVEQWHRRVKIFEGDAAKQILTYTEAVRTVDPMKALGKPHTLWVAFAKLYEHHKDLVNTRVILDKAVQVNYKTVDHLASVWCEWAEMELRHKNFKGALELMRRATAVPTVEVKRRVAADGNEPVQMKLHRSLRLWSFYVDLEESLGTLESTRAVYEKILDLRIATPQIILNYAYLLEENKYFEDAFKVYERGVKIFKYPHVKDIWVTYLTKFVKRYGKAKLERARELFEHAVSMAPSDAVRTLYLQYAKLEEDYGLAKRAMKVYEEATKKVPEGQRLEMYEIYISRAAEIFGVPRTREIYEQAIESGLPHKDVKIMCIKFAELERSLGEIDRSRAVYKYASQYADPRSDPDFWNNWHEFEVLHGNEDTYREMLRIKRSVSASYSQTHFILPENMMLKDKIDVEEAKDELKKAGFDEMAALERQLMAPMSTTVTSKDGGRRVGFVSAGVIAQSGENAGKPVTGNGEDIELPDESDEEESDGEDNVEIAQKEVPAAVFGGLARKREEDGKEAEEDGAGKALGALERIKRQKLAQ
- the LOC108836231 gene encoding basic leucine zipper 63; this encodes MSGNHLWSELAAKERNGMNRSDSEWALQRFIQESEAGEVYGVSVSGPPSPPPSVPVDSEEYREFLKSKLNLACAAVAMKRGAFIKPQDTSGRSENGGAYTSTASEQGSLPSSKATPVVSSAITSGSELSGDEEEADGETNMNPTNVKRVKRMLSNRESARRSRRRKQAHLSELETQVSQLRVENSNLMKGLTDVTQTFNDAAVENRVLKANIETLRAKVKMAEETVKRLTGLNPMFHTMPQVSTVSNPSETTSDSLDTSVQVTTPEISSGNKSKALIGCKMNRTESMRRVASLEHLQKRIRSVGDQ